The Metarhizium brunneum chromosome 3, complete sequence DNA window AAGATATTGTCGAACATGACATAGGTCATGTAATTGTAAGCACCACCCATCTTGTGTTCGGGCATGATGAAGGCGTGAGGGTACGCACGGGTTCTGGTCCAAGGCATGGTGAAAGCCCTGAAGTACGGGATGCCAAGCTTTTCTGCAATGTGAAtgcccgccatggcagaaGGGGACTCGATGAGAAGTTCCGAGCCCAGGCATGCTTGATATGCTGAATCAAGAAGCTCGTCGAGCCACCCCCTGAATGCTGAGTTAGCTTCGCGAAGGAATGAGATGGTGAAGGTGCCGTTTTCGATGCACAATCGCATAAGTTCGCCAGGATCACCCTCAACCTTGGCAAACTCGATTCCATGGGATTCGATCCAACCTTGGAATTCGGCGTGAGTCGCAATTCGAGGCTTGTGTCCCTCGGCAAGCAGACCCTTGCAAAGAGCAATGTACGGCTGGACATCCCCTCTCGACCCTATGGTCAGACAGGTGATCCTCATGGGTTGGGGTGGCTTAAAGTTGAGAAAAGAGCCGTCAGTTTCGTCCATGAGAATGGTTGGAGCATTTGGCTGTGAATCTGCCTCTCGAGGAGGTAGAATCTCGTGCTGGGGAAAGTCTTCCTGTCTAGCTGATTTGAGAGCATCTcgttcggccatggcctggtcctcttcctcatgTTCCTCCAGGTTAAGGAGTCCTGCTTCCCTCAGATAACGGTTTGTTTCCAGACTTTGGATGAGAGTCACGGTACAGTCATCACGTACGTCGACCTGGCTAAACTCGAAGAAAAGCTCCTCATGGCCGCGAATGACGACGGTAAGACCCGAGTACCCGATTCGGAAGCCCTTTTCTTTATGGGCCGTTTCAATGTCCTTGAGCGGGAGAATCAACTTGGTTCTCGTGCCAGGTAGCAGGCTGCGAAAGCAGAATGATCTGTCACTGATGTAAATTTTGCCATACAGAGGCAGCACTCGGATGATGCACCCAAAATAGGTAGCTTGCAGCTTCTCGGACTCTGGCAGAGCAAAGTGAGCACGAAATCGCTCCATAGAGGTCTGGACCTTGCCTTCAGAATCCTCCTCtagctcgtcctcgtctgGTCGAAGTCCGGCGGGTTCTCCATAGTGCTTGCGACCACCCTTCCACATTCCTGAGACCTTCTCAACGTACCCCATAGACTCCGTAGCAAGAAGGGAGCTCATTCGTTTACTTGTTTTATTCAAGTAGTCGGCAAACGCACCCGCACGCTGAAGTGGGTATGATCCCATCTTGGTAATACTCTGAAGTGTGGGAGTAGTTGACCTAACTTGGTCGGCTTGACCATTATATCCAAACTGGTTGATATGACCGGTAGTCGCCGCATGTTTCATGGGTACCGAGGCATCAGGAAGAAAGGTTTCGGAGTGTTTGGACAATTCCTCCTCTCTAGCGTCTGCTGACTGACTTGATCCGTCGGAGCGGCGCATAGTTGGGCTGTGGAACACTTCGCTACCTTTCAGAATCTGACTTGCCGAGGGGTCCTCAGTGGCTACAGAAACAACCAAGTTGGAGAAACTAGGATCCTCTGTAGATGAATGCAAGTTTGAGTCGGACGATTCCATTATATGCCTGCCCCTCCTTTCATCAAACTGACGAGTGCTCTGCGTCTTTCGATGACCGCTGAAGCTCCTTCTGGCGCTCTGCTCACTCATCATACTGGACACTTCCTGGCTTCGTCGCCCTTTGTATCGAATCGCGTCTAAACTGGTCCTGGAAGAGCACTCTACACTGGCTCGCGGACTAGGATTTGCCGAGTGAGGGGTCATGGGAGAGAGCGTAGCCTTGACGGCTTCGGGTAACTTGGTCGTTCGGATCTTATCGACATGCATAGCCTGATGGGGATTGGATTCAACTGGATGAGGTGAGTTCTGTAGAGAGGGCTGGCTATTTGAGTTCTGCTCGGGTTGCTCGTGGCTTTGCAACTCTTGCTCAGCAATGAGCTTCCCTGGAGTTTGCTTTGTGGAAGAGGCATCTTCGACTAGGATTTTAAGAACCTTGATAGCTTCTTTTCCAAAGTTGAAGAATGAAAAGAAGTACTAAATGGGTTAGTGAATCATGTCTTTGTGGGTTGTAACAGATGGTGTACCCACCTCATCAATAGCATAAGTTTCATCGTTATCAACGACTCGAATTTTGCACGTGTCAGAAAAGTCCATCATCTGAGTCTCTTCAATATCAATCACATTGTCAATAGGCAATGAGATTTTGACGCTGTCGCCTTCGTTGTGGCTCCGGAAAATTACCCTTTGGAGGCTCTTGACCCATTCTTTGGCACTCGGGGCACTGTCGGCTTTGAAATTGTAGGTTCGATGACTAGTGATGACATTAAAATGTAGGTTGTCCTTGTCTTTATCCACAACGTTTGCAGAAATACCAAATCTCAAGTCAATCTGGCCATGGGGGAAGTAAAGATTGGTTGAATCACGGTAGTATGACAAAACATCTCCCTTTAAGCGGAACCAATATCGATGATACTTGGGATTGCGCTTGCCACTTTTTGATAAATAACCAGACTTGGCCACAACATGCTACGACTACTTAGCATTGGTCTCGATAGTTGGACGGTTGGAAGGGGGGCTTACAGCTTTCTTGGGAAGGTAGGCATAAAAGCAAATATGCTTGGCCGTGATATAGAGAAAGCCCTGGAGGAGCACGCTTTGTAATAACCAACATGGGTACTCTGGAGTCAACTATTAGCCAATAACCAGCAAATAAATACACAAGTATGAAGCAAAATCCAGAGTCATTACGGGGACGCGAGACACCTACCCTCTATGACTTGTTCTGGCTCATCAAACTCGAAAATTTCCATTAATCGCTTGGCCAACGCAGAAGATTCGTCACTGTCACCGCTCGCATCAAGATCGCTGGATCGCCTCTCCATATCGAAACTGGGTCTGCTGGCAATCTCAGCTCTAGCCTGCAGCATTCGGCTCATAACTGGTGCAAGCCTGTTGTCTTCCTTGTCCTGCGGCATTGCAGATGTGGCAAGGTCGGCAGATTCTCGTGCATCGTCCGACGAATCCATCAGAGGCGCGGATAATCGACTCGCTTCTCGGTTTTTGCTTTTCCGTTTCGGTAATGTGGAAAGTGATTTTAATAGTCTGTGGCCAGAGGAAAGCTTCTTCTTGTGACCCCGTCTGGCGTTCTTATCCCGCGGCGGAAGTATGATGGTCTGAGAAAGATCCTGATTGCCATTAGAGCTTTTTGATTGCTCActgtcttcctcgtcgctgcTCCCGTCGTCAAAGCGGGTGTTGAAGTCTACCCGcgagcctgctgctgctataAGACCGAATATACTCTGATTCATGTTGACAGACATGGCTCGGCCGCGTTTCGAGGCCGGATCGTTAGGCGAgtcctcatcgtcgctgtcgctgtGTTTCAGAAGGTCGGGGAGATCGGGGAGAGTAGCGGAGGGATCATCGTGTCTCTTTTTGAAAGGGTTCCGACCGATACGTCTCTGTCtaccaccatcatcagcgCCAGCAGACTGGCCAgagccggcgccggcgccgtcgccgccttcgGGTGACAAGGACGGGAAGCTGTCCATGAGTTCGATGTTGCAGGGCAAAGCGGGGGACTCGATTCGAGGCGTCGATGTTGGCTTAGGCAAAAGAATTAGGGTAGCTTCGAGATGCAGCTAACGGCGGTAGCTGAGAGGTaatggcgatggcgtggCTGATGGTGCACCGCAAGATTCCGGAATGGCGGAGCTGGACGAGGTCGCCAGCAGGGCCAGGCAAAGGAACGAGCAAAGAGAGCAAATGGACCGCGTCAGGAGCGAGACGCCAAGGCCTATGGACGCAGAGgcggaggcagaggcagctCCCCGCAAAAGCCAGGGCGGGATGGACGCAGAGCAAATACTATGAAGCGTCGAGATGGGATCTTTGGAGGTTGAAGCCAAAGTGACCTCTGCATTGCAAGGGGCAAACGTCAACTGGCGATGCCATCGGGCAGGCAGGTATGCACCGAGCATCGACCAATGCAACCCGACCCTTGGCGTCTGTTCAAGTGGATAAGCAGGGGCAGAGACGGGTGGATTCACGGGCTGGCTGGGGAAGAAAGGAAGGGGCCGGGGTGGGCGAGGGCGCAAGCGGGCAGGTGTCAACACTGAATGAAGTCTGGTGGTACAaaagtcaactggtgcatGCATGCCTTGTGCTGCCGGCTGAATAAAGTTGTGACGGCCCCAGCTCCAGGCGCTTTGTACATGGTGCTATAACTGTACTAATAGCGCACTATAATTATACATTGGATTTCCGCGCGAGGCCACACGAGGCTCTACTCTGTCTGGGTCTAGTACTCGGCTTGTGCAGTGCAGCTGCTCCTGCATCTCACCGTCAACACTTTCGTTTGTGTGCTCGCCTCGACtgtgttcttttttttttttttttgcttcttccgGGGCACCCAATCCGAtttccgccgccgccattcgCGGCCCTGCCCAGCCACCGTGTTACGACGCAAACACCGGACTTGAGACAATTGCGAAAAACAAAT harbors:
- the ATG26 gene encoding Sterol 3-beta-glucosyltransferase produces the protein MDSFPSLSPEGGDGAGAGSGQSAGADDGGRQRRIGRNPFKKRHDDPSATLPDLPDLLKHSDSDDEDSPNDPASKRGRAMSVNMNQSIFGLIAAAGSRVDFNTRFDDGSSDEEDSEQSKSSNGNQDLSQTIILPPRDKNARRGHKKKLSSGHRLLKSLSTLPKRKSKNREASRLSAPLMDSSDDARESADLATSAMPQDKEDNRLAPVMSRMLQARAEIASRPSFDMERRSSDLDASGDSDESSALAKRLMEIFEFDEPEQVIEEYPCWLLQSVLLQGFLYITAKHICFYAYLPKKAHVVAKSGYLSKSGKRNPKYHRYWFRLKGDVLSYYRDSTNLYFPHGQIDLRFGISANVVDKDKDNLHFNVITSHRTYNFKADSAPSAKEWVKSLQRVIFRSHNEGDSVKISLPIDNVIDIEETQMMDFSDTCKIRVVDNDETYAIDEYFFSFFNFGKEAIKVLKILVEDASSTKQTPGKLIAEQELQSHEQPEQNSNSQPSLQNSPHPVESNPHQAMHVDKIRTTKLPEAVKATLSPMTPHSANPSPRASVECSSRTSLDAIRYKGRRSQEVSSMMSEQSARRSFSGHRKTQSTRQFDERRGRHIMESSDSNLHSSTEDPSFSNLVVSVATEDPSASQILKGSEVFHSPTMRRSDGSSQSADAREEELSKHSETFLPDASVPMKHAATTGHINQFGYNGQADQVRSTTPTLQSITKMGSYPLQRAGAFADYLNKTSKRMSSLLATESMGYVEKVSGMWKGGRKHYGEPAGLRPDEDELEEDSEGKVQTSMERFRAHFALPESEKLQATYFGCIIRVLPLYGKIYISDRSFCFRSLLPGTRTKLILPLKDIETAHKEKGFRIGYSGLTVVIRGHEELFFEFSQVDVRDDCTVTLIQSLETNRYLREAGLLNLEEHEEEDQAMAERDALKSARQEDFPQHEILPPREADSQPNAPTILMDETDGSFLNFKPPQPMRITCLTIGSRGDVQPYIALCKGLLAEGHKPRIATHAEFQGWIESHGIEFAKVEGDPGELMRLCIENGTFTISFLREANSAFRGWLDELLDSAYQACLGSELLIESPSAMAGIHIAEKLGIPYFRAFTMPWTRTRAYPHAFIMPEHKMGGAYNYMTYVMFDNIFWKATAQQINRWRNKTLGLPNTSLEKMQPNKVPFLYNFSPSVVAPPLDFSDWIRITGYWFLDEGGEYEPPKELSDFIQKARDDGKKLVYVGFGSIIVNDPVKMTQEVIDAVLKADVRCILSKGWSDRISPKDDPAKPRPDEPEMPAEIFVIKSAPHDWLFRQIDAAAHHGGSGTTGASLRAGIPTIIRPFFGDQFFFATRVEDLGVGVGLRRWGANSFGRALWQVTRNERMIVKARVLGEQIRKDKGVDTAIQNIYRDLEYAKSLIKGKVGRYGQPDAEEDEDTEESWTFIGSDEPDPDMVTKKLSEGLGGAGKQKALGSQAIKASS